One Triticum dicoccoides isolate Atlit2015 ecotype Zavitan chromosome 5B, WEW_v2.0, whole genome shotgun sequence genomic window carries:
- the LOC119305518 gene encoding uncharacterized protein LOC119305518 has protein sequence MWSKMEKKMLHIVWLKEFQIFKDKSSAIDNGTGVSRELTEMISRCHHPCQKLAVGKPEYKTIIETSLPGVHCLFDETVMEVMWGLKHLMHSLVPQEKLTLTKEDRLPMSQGLKMFLYHYGFDVKPELVNEQVVNAACLLRDAGLIMESHSEQLRWAAGQLKEVSGINPEGWSAMKTATALTIMFDPVEITDDEMEVMFCK, from the exons ATGTGGAGCAAAATGGAGAAGAAGATGTTACAT ATCGTATGGCTGAAAGAGTTTCAAATTTTCAAGGACAAGTCCAGTGCCATTGATAATGGTACTGGTGTCAGTAGGGAGCTTACTGAGATGATATCACGCTGTCACCACCCTTGCCAGAAATTGGCCGTTGGAAAACCTGAATATAAAACAATCATCGAAACAAGCTTG CCGGGTGTACATTGCCTCTTCGACGAAACTGTGATGGAGGTGATGTGGGGCCTAAAACATCTCATGCATAGTTTAGTTCCCCAGGAAAAACTGACGCTCACAAAGGAGGATCGCTTGCCAATGAGCCAAGGACTAAAAATGTTCCTGTATCATTATGGCTTTGATGTCAAACCGGAGTTG GTTAATGAGCAGGTTGTTAATGCGGCATGCCTCTTGCGTGATGCTGGATTGATCATGGAGAGCCACTCTGAACAACTGCGCTGGGCTGCTGGCCAGTTGAAGGAAGTGTCTGGCATTAACCCGGAAGGCTGGTCCGCGATGAAGACGGCGACGGCTCTGACGATCATGTTTGACCCTGTAGAAATAACTGACGATGAGATGGAGGTAATGTTTTGTAAATGA